In Bartonella bovis 91-4, the following proteins share a genomic window:
- a CDS encoding 2'-deoxycytidine 5'-triphosphate deaminase encodes MVCTSGILADSDIRALIDSNVLKTICSFDTDQIQPASIDLRLGKKAYRIRASFMPGPDTKVFDKLERLKLHEFDLQDGAVLETGCVYIVPLLESLDLPNIFSAVANPKSSTGRLDVFTRVITDNAQEFDKIYTSYHGPLYLEISPRTFPILVRTGSRLSQLRFRKGQSYLNGIELHALHKNETLISDDFPNISDDGIGLSVNLKGNEDGLVGYRGKHHTSVIDIDQCAVANVLDFWEPIYDCGKMELVLDPDEFYILVSQESIHVPPLYAAEMTPFNPLVGEFRVHYAGFFDPGFGHTQAGGKGARAVLEVRSHEVPFILEHGQMIGRLVYERMLNRPSFLYGYDIGSHYQAQGLRLSKHFK; translated from the coding sequence ATGGTGTGCACGAGCGGTATTCTCGCAGATAGTGATATACGAGCTTTAATTGATAGTAACGTTCTTAAAACTATTTGTTCATTTGATACCGATCAAATACAGCCTGCAAGTATTGATTTACGTTTGGGAAAAAAAGCATATCGTATACGTGCTTCCTTTATGCCAGGGCCGGATACAAAAGTTTTTGATAAGCTTGAACGATTAAAATTGCATGAATTTGATTTACAAGATGGGGCAGTTTTAGAAACAGGTTGTGTTTATATTGTTCCCCTTTTGGAAAGTTTGGATTTGCCAAATATTTTTTCTGCGGTTGCTAATCCTAAAAGCTCTACAGGACGGTTAGATGTTTTTACACGTGTGATTACAGATAATGCTCAAGAATTTGATAAAATTTATACAAGTTATCATGGTCCACTTTATCTTGAAATTAGCCCACGTACATTTCCGATTTTAGTACGTACAGGTTCGCGTTTATCACAGCTTCGGTTTCGTAAGGGACAAAGTTATTTAAATGGAATTGAGTTGCATGCTTTGCATAAAAATGAAACCCTTATATCGGATGATTTTCCCAATATTAGCGACGATGGCATTGGGCTTTCTGTTAATTTGAAAGGAAATGAAGACGGGCTTGTAGGTTATCGTGGTAAACATCATACGAGTGTTATTGATATTGATCAATGTGCTGTTGCTAATGTTTTAGATTTTTGGGAACCTATTTATGATTGTGGTAAAATGGAATTGGTTCTTGACCCTGATGAGTTTTATATTTTAGTTTCACAAGAATCTATCCATGTTCCACCGCTTTATGCTGCTGAAATGACACCGTTTAATCCCTTAGTTGGTGAGTTTAGAGTACACTATGCAGGTTTTTTTGATCCAGGATTTGGGCATACACAGGCAGGTGGAAAAGGAGCTAGGGCAGTTTTAGAAGTACGTAGCCATGAGGTTCCATTTATCTTAGAGCATGGTCAAATGATCGGTCGTTTGGTGTATGAGCGTATGCTAAATCGGCCGTCATTTCTTTATGGGTATGATATCGGTTCACATTATCAAGCACAAGGATTAAGACTGTCTAAGCATTTTAAATGA
- the lldD gene encoding FMN-dependent L-lactate dehydrogenase LldD gives MIISSTFDYRKAAKRRLPPFLFHYIDGGAYAEETMHRNCRDLHALTLRQRILKQVGEVDLSTQIFDQILNMPIVLAPVGLTGMYARRGEVKAARAAVAKGIPFTLSSVSVCSIAEVQAAVGNAFWFQLYVLKDRGFMRDVLERSWAAGVRTLVFTVDMPVPGARYRDAHSGMSGPYAGLRRVLQAVVHPHWAWNVGVMGRPHDLGNVSTYLHKKIKLEDYIGWLDENFDSSIAWCDLEWIRDFWKGKIILKGILDPQDAREAVQFGADGIVVSNHGGRQLDGVLSTVRALPAIAEAVRGDLTILADSGVRSGLDVVRMVAQGADAVMIGRAFAYALAATGEKGVAHLLDLFAKEMRVAMTLIGARTIKEITRENLVN, from the coding sequence GTGATTATTTCTTCGACTTTTGATTATCGCAAAGCGGCAAAGCGTCGGCTTCCTCCTTTTTTATTTCACTATATTGATGGTGGTGCTTATGCTGAGGAAACAATGCATCGTAATTGCAGAGATCTTCATGCACTTACATTGCGTCAACGGATTCTTAAGCAAGTTGGAGAGGTTGATCTTTCAACGCAGATTTTTGATCAAATACTAAATATGCCGATTGTGCTTGCGCCTGTTGGGTTAACTGGCATGTATGCACGTCGTGGTGAGGTGAAAGCTGCACGCGCGGCTGTTGCAAAAGGTATTCCTTTTACTTTATCTTCTGTTTCAGTTTGCTCTATTGCAGAAGTACAGGCAGCAGTTGGAAATGCATTTTGGTTTCAACTTTATGTTCTCAAAGATCGTGGGTTTATGCGTGATGTGTTAGAGCGATCTTGGGCAGCTGGTGTACGCACATTAGTTTTTACGGTTGATATGCCGGTTCCTGGTGCACGTTATCGTGATGCTCATTCGGGGATGTCTGGGCCTTATGCTGGGTTACGCCGTGTGTTACAAGCTGTTGTTCATCCTCATTGGGCTTGGAATGTTGGTGTTATGGGGCGTCCGCATGATCTTGGAAATGTTTCCACTTATCTTCACAAGAAAATTAAATTAGAAGACTATATTGGCTGGCTCGATGAAAATTTTGATTCATCGATTGCTTGGTGTGATTTAGAATGGATTCGGGATTTTTGGAAAGGAAAAATAATTCTGAAAGGTATCCTTGATCCACAGGATGCGCGTGAAGCAGTGCAATTTGGTGCTGATGGTATTGTTGTTTCTAATCATGGTGGGCGTCAACTTGATGGAGTGTTGTCAACTGTGCGGGCGTTGCCAGCAATTGCAGAGGCTGTAAGAGGTGATTTGACTATTTTAGCTGACTCTGGCGTTCGCTCTGGCCTTGATGTTGTACGCATGGTGGCACAAGGGGCAGATGCCGTTATGATTGGCCGTGCTTTTGCTTATGCGCTTGCCGCGACAGGTGAGAAAGGGGTTGCTCATCTTCTTGATCTTTTTGCTAAAGAAATGCGAGTGGCTATGACATTGATTGGTGCTCGTACAATAAAAGAAATTACACGTGAAAATTTAGTCAATTAA
- a CDS encoding outer membrane protein, whose translation MYMKYLMTVSVFVLLAPSVVQAENSTIPQESMSVVPSVIVVPAFSWTGFYFGGQFGVFSSKTDLSSNYLENGNIEKWALIRKDFMPKLSGVVGGFYAGFNVDLSNGFILGVDTDIVLSGKKDIKTINIDNYGANEELKNESIIKDCEGMVATFGCSIVKDYNENAVSGIKFATYNHTLKQKWVGATRVRIGFGGRVMPYIAGGISYTQLQGVLLRLSEEQGQIVNDTVRETRTMIGYILGAGVDFAMIDNIILRTEYRYSDFGKKKFAKGGVERNYEANNFRVGVAYKF comes from the coding sequence ATGTATATGAAATATCTAATGACAGTGTCTGTTTTTGTTTTGCTCGCACCTTCTGTGGTACAAGCAGAAAATAGTACAATTCCTCAAGAATCAATGTCTGTTGTGCCATCAGTTATTGTTGTTCCTGCTTTTTCTTGGACAGGTTTTTATTTTGGTGGTCAGTTTGGTGTTTTTTCGAGCAAGACTGATCTAAGTTCAAATTATTTAGAGAATGGTAATATTGAAAAATGGGCTTTGATTAGAAAAGATTTTATGCCTAAACTTTCGGGGGTTGTTGGAGGTTTTTATGCAGGTTTTAATGTTGATCTCAGCAACGGTTTTATTTTAGGTGTTGATACGGATATAGTTTTGTCTGGTAAAAAGGACATAAAGACTATTAATATAGACAATTATGGTGCAAATGAAGAGTTAAAAAATGAAAGTATAATAAAAGATTGTGAAGGGATGGTTGCTACTTTTGGTTGTAGTATTGTTAAGGATTATAATGAGAATGCTGTTTCAGGAATTAAATTTGCGACTTATAATCATACTTTAAAACAGAAATGGGTTGGTGCTACGCGGGTACGTATTGGTTTTGGTGGTCGTGTTATGCCTTATATCGCTGGTGGTATTTCTTATACACAGCTTCAAGGTGTCTTATTGAGGTTGAGCGAAGAACAAGGTCAAATAGTGAATGACACGGTGAGAGAAACAAGGACAATGATTGGTTATATTTTGGGTGCTGGTGTTGACTTTGCAATGATTGATAATATTATTTTGCGCACAGAATACCGTTATTCAGATTTTGGTAAAAAGAAATTTGCAAAAGGTGGAGTTGAACGTAATTACGAAGCTAATAATTTTCGCGTTGGTGTAGCTTATAAATTCTAA
- a CDS encoding tail fiber protein, whose translation MGEHWGTNSDTTFKVPDFRGMFLRGFDDGRGIDQGRKFA comes from the coding sequence ATAGGTGAACATTGGGGGACAAACAGCGATACCACTTTTAAAGTGCCCGATTTTAGGGGGATGTTTTTACGCGGTTTTGATGATGGGCGCGGTATAGATCAAGGTAGAAAATTTGCCTAA
- a CDS encoding right-handed parallel beta-helix repeat-containing protein: MERVTISNVAMGVEATAGTLVIKDGTRIEFTNSGMENYGVKVKNGVTSATLTNVAIKGMNGNGTGVYVEGGTGTLMMDNVTIKDVSEGVWVKGGGTLTMTKGEIGFMGEEGGYGVMVGKLVESATLTSVTIRGTDGQGMGVVMGGKMLEMERGSISNVELGVYAMGAKAVTLDGVDISEVAMGVLMKGTGTLTVKNGEITFKGGEKNYGIGVWGTATANITGTRVTGEGSGKGKVGVIKEGRGDDDDQCEYFKC; this comes from the coding sequence ATGGAGAGGGTGACGATTTCAAATGTAGCAATGGGGGTAGAGGCAACAGCGGGGACGTTGGTGATAAAGGATGGGACGAGGATTGAGTTTACGAATAGTGGGATGGAGAATTATGGGGTGAAGGTGAAGAATGGGGTGACAAGTGCTACTTTGACAAATGTGGCGATTAAGGGAATGAATGGAAATGGGACGGGGGTATATGTGGAGGGTGGCACGGGGACGTTGATGATGGATAATGTGACGATTAAGGATGTTAGTGAGGGGGTATGGGTGAAAGGGGGTGGGACGTTGACGATGACCAAGGGGGAGATTGGGTTTATGGGAGAGGAAGGGGGGTATGGGGTGATGGTGGGGAAATTGGTGGAGAGTGCTACTTTGACGAGTGTGACGATTAGGGGGACAGATGGACAGGGGATGGGGGTGGTTATGGGGGGGAAGATGTTGGAGATGGAGAGGGGATCGATTTCAAATGTTGAGTTGGGGGTATATGCGATGGGGGCGAAAGCGGTGACGTTGGATGGGGTGGATATTTCAGAGGTCGCAATGGGGGTATTGATGAAAGGGACGGGGACGTTGACGGTGAAGAATGGGGAGATTACGTTTAAGGGTGGAGAGAAGAATTATGGGATAGGGGTGTGGGGAACAGCGACGGCTAATATTACGGGAACGAGGGTTACAGGAGAGGGGAGTGGAAAGGGGAAGGTGGGGGTGATAAAGGAGGGGCGGGGAGATGACGATGACCAATGTGAATATTTCAAATGTTAA
- a CDS encoding tyrosine-type recombinase/integrase, translating into MRAIHRLSASFVKVSPQGKYCDGGGLWLNVRKDNTRSWFFRYTYRNKRREMGLGSVTKISLKEARELAKHYSDILKSGNDPIVFREQSILKQQSNVFQEIAQAAFESKKAELKNEGKNGRWFSPLELHVIPHIGNLPIEKLTANIIRNVLAPLWHKKGDTAQKALNRINICLKYAAALGLDVDLQACMKARALLGKSRAISTNIPAMPWREVPTFYQNLKDDLLSNLALKLLILTGVRSYPLRYLRLEQIDKNIWTIPKENMKGIVGKVSDFRVPLSDEALRVIEKSLSFERNGFLFSGLKGTPISDASMAKHMKFCGLKYRPHGFRSSLRDWIAETTSTPFEIAETVLAHSVGSSVTKAYMRTDFLEQRHVLLEQWATFVSRTT; encoded by the coding sequence GTGAGAGCAATTCACAGGTTATCAGCATCGTTTGTAAAGGTCTCTCCTCAGGGCAAGTATTGTGATGGAGGAGGTTTATGGTTGAATGTTCGAAAAGACAATACACGCTCTTGGTTTTTTCGTTATACATACCGCAATAAACGCCGTGAAATGGGGCTTGGTTCTGTTACCAAAATTTCTTTAAAAGAAGCACGCGAGCTTGCTAAACATTATAGCGATATTCTTAAAAGTGGCAATGATCCTATTGTATTTCGAGAACAAAGCATTTTAAAACAGCAAAGCAATGTTTTTCAAGAAATTGCTCAAGCGGCTTTTGAAAGCAAAAAAGCTGAGTTAAAAAATGAAGGTAAAAACGGTCGTTGGTTTTCTCCCCTAGAATTACACGTTATTCCACATATAGGTAATCTTCCTATAGAAAAATTAACAGCAAATATCATTCGCAATGTTCTTGCTCCACTTTGGCATAAAAAAGGAGATACAGCACAAAAAGCCCTTAACCGTATCAATATTTGCTTAAAATATGCTGCTGCTCTTGGTTTAGATGTTGATTTACAAGCTTGTATGAAAGCGCGAGCCCTTTTAGGAAAGTCACGTGCTATATCAACAAATATTCCTGCTATGCCATGGCGAGAAGTTCCGACTTTTTATCAAAACTTAAAGGATGATCTCCTTTCAAATTTAGCACTGAAATTACTGATTTTGACTGGGGTACGGTCATATCCCTTGCGATATTTGCGCCTTGAGCAAATTGATAAAAATATATGGACGATACCAAAAGAAAATATGAAGGGTATTGTAGGAAAAGTTTCAGATTTTCGTGTGCCATTAAGTGATGAAGCTTTAAGAGTGATTGAAAAATCTCTCTCCTTTGAAAGAAATGGTTTTCTATTTTCTGGTCTTAAAGGCACTCCGATTTCTGATGCAAGCATGGCAAAACATATGAAATTTTGTGGTTTAAAATATCGTCCTCATGGTTTTCGTTCAAGTTTGCGAGACTGGATAGCAGAAACAACATCAACACCATTTGAGATTGCAGAAACTGTCCTTGCTCATTCAGTTGGTAGTTCAGTAACAAAAGCTTATATGCGGACAGATTTTTTAGAACAACGACATGTTCTTTTAGAACAGTGGGCTACATTTGTATCAAGAACGACTTGA
- a CDS encoding DNA adenine methylase has protein sequence MKKHRCLAVGFAALFLNRTNRSGIIKNAGPIGGKEQTGNYKIDCRFNKENLIGRIRNISAKKDRIYLTQLDAQEFLLRYGSTDKDKNIFLYIDPPYFKKGKGLYTSFYKTKDHHYLENIISEHVNALWLITYDNVEEVKFLYDQYPKIEFDIRYSLQNKRQAQELMIFSPKIKIPQSLEQNIPSLCNAA, from the coding sequence TTGAAAAAGCACAGATGTCTTGCCGTAGGATTTGCTGCCCTCTTTTTGAATCGAACAAACAGATCAGGAATTATTAAAAATGCTGGTCCCATTGGAGGAAAAGAGCAAACTGGAAATTACAAAATAGACTGTAGATTCAATAAAGAAAATTTAATTGGCAGAATTAGAAATATAAGCGCAAAAAAAGATAGGATATATTTAACACAGCTAGATGCACAGGAGTTTTTACTACGTTATGGAAGTACAGATAAAGATAAAAACATTTTCCTTTATATAGATCCTCCATATTTTAAAAAGGGTAAAGGGCTGTATACTTCATTTTATAAAACTAAAGATCATCATTATTTAGAAAATATCATTTCTGAACATGTAAATGCTCTTTGGTTAATTACTTATGACAACGTAGAAGAAGTTAAATTCTTGTATGATCAATATCCTAAAATAGAATTTGATATACGCTATTCTCTACAAAATAAGAGACAAGCTCAAGAACTGATGATTTTCTCACCCAAAATCAAAATTCCACAATCACTAGAACAGAATATACCATCACTTTGCAACGCGGCTTAA
- a CDS encoding N-acetylmuramidase domain-containing protein, with the protein MTQIIQKLLSGNCKARTQGLVKSLAQEIGCEEAVVAAIISVESDGKGFDDEGRVKVLFEKHQFYKNLPFHKRQQAIKEDLAREEWISPKKGGYKEQKTNTQALKLLIAAITLDEEAALKSASYGAGQIMGNNYGILNWNTVQDFVTSMCSCEDEQIKAMFTFFKVRGLASSLRDKDFDAIARVYNGTGMVKEYGQRMRNAYFALTKKSAAVSNPIRANGLRLGSKGYRVEALQKRLNDLGYPLAIDSDYGPDTRSAIFSFQADHNLEVDGVVGAKTQEALDVATPMISPRRSGVSMADLRKNGTNIIKDADKTQMVGGAVVAGSTLIEANKMGAFDNLKLSIGKMSALVEPLAHIGKAISDHWWIGAIFVGWIIVLVSDRVKRTYLKAYKRGRAI; encoded by the coding sequence ATGACACAGATTATCCAAAAATTACTCAGTGGTAACTGCAAAGCGCGTACACAAGGTTTGGTTAAATCCTTAGCACAAGAGATCGGGTGTGAAGAAGCTGTGGTTGCTGCGATTATTTCTGTTGAGTCAGATGGTAAAGGTTTTGATGATGAAGGGCGTGTAAAAGTCCTTTTTGAAAAACATCAGTTTTATAAAAATTTGCCCTTTCATAAGCGTCAACAAGCAATCAAAGAAGATCTTGCTAGAGAGGAGTGGATTAGCCCTAAAAAAGGAGGATACAAAGAACAAAAGACCAACACTCAAGCTTTAAAGTTACTCATTGCTGCTATAACACTTGATGAAGAAGCTGCTTTAAAATCTGCTTCTTATGGTGCAGGTCAAATTATGGGAAATAACTATGGTATTCTTAATTGGAACACTGTTCAAGACTTTGTCACTAGCATGTGTTCGTGTGAAGATGAACAAATAAAAGCGATGTTTACTTTTTTCAAAGTTCGTGGTCTTGCTTCAAGTTTGCGAGACAAGGATTTTGATGCCATTGCACGCGTTTACAATGGCACTGGTATGGTCAAAGAATATGGCCAACGCATGCGCAATGCTTACTTTGCCCTCACAAAAAAATCAGCAGCAGTCAGTAATCCTATTCGTGCCAATGGTTTGCGACTAGGATCCAAAGGCTACCGTGTTGAAGCACTGCAAAAACGTCTCAATGATCTTGGTTATCCCCTTGCGATTGATAGTGATTATGGACCAGATACACGCAGTGCAATCTTTTCTTTTCAAGCTGACCATAATTTAGAAGTTGATGGTGTTGTTGGTGCGAAAACTCAAGAAGCCCTCGATGTAGCAACTCCAATGATTAGTCCTCGCCGTTCTGGTGTAAGTATGGCCGATTTGAGAAAAAACGGTACAAACATTATTAAAGATGCAGATAAAACCCAAATGGTGGGAGGGGCTGTTGTTGCTGGTTCAACTCTCATAGAAGCAAACAAAATGGGAGCATTTGATAATCTCAAACTCTCTATAGGAAAAATGAGTGCTCTTGTAGAGCCACTTGCTCATATTGGTAAAGCAATTTCTGATCATTGGTGGATTGGGGCCATTTTTGTAGGTTGGATTATTGTACTCGTGTCAGATCGTGTCAAAAGAACTTATCTAAAAGCCTACAAGAGAGGCAGAGCAATTTAG
- a CDS encoding contractile injection system protein, VgrG/Pvc8 family — protein MKPFCRVMSNGEDVTRALMDYVLSIEITDEAEDKSDRITIELDDRARISDNGFLQIPLIGTVLSITLGYEEGKARDMGSYLIDEISVSSPPQSLSVTGRAASMNTSYRTPKSQSYHQITLGNIIQQIATRNGYVPEVDPSLAKVVVRHIDQTGESDMAFATRLAAEYDAVAKPMDGRLVLAKRGEGKAITGEMLPVVTIHEKMCSAWDFKYSARDEAGEAQGLTPGGGDDQKAASAAQNPETIEQYDDEASIHMDETPLRSLARSKKTLGKQDKVEKQEEEKKGGVIATYHDLRSGEKKEVKTGQAPFHELKYTYHNQSEAVAAIAAYRNKSSRGKATFSCDMGGDAFIQAEMKLIQAPPFRPYIPQQWRIKSVKHRLDTAGGYTTSIECELFNEAQEDTAQNVINTTPDKDDTIDDNAPPQASYDEGEGVIDMEGENS, from the coding sequence ATGAAGCCTTTTTGCAGAGTGATGTCTAATGGTGAGGATGTCACAAGAGCTTTAATGGATTATGTTTTATCAATTGAAATAACCGATGAAGCAGAAGACAAAAGTGACAGGATCACTATAGAATTGGATGATCGTGCTCGCATTAGTGATAATGGTTTTTTACAGATCCCTTTAATTGGAACAGTTCTTTCTATAACGCTGGGCTATGAAGAGGGTAAAGCACGTGACATGGGATCCTATCTGATTGATGAAATATCTGTCAGCAGTCCACCACAAAGTTTAAGTGTGACAGGACGTGCAGCTTCTATGAATACCTCTTACCGAACCCCAAAAAGCCAATCTTATCATCAGATAACACTGGGCAACATTATCCAACAGATAGCAACACGCAATGGCTATGTTCCCGAGGTTGATCCTTCTCTTGCAAAGGTTGTCGTGCGTCATATTGATCAAACCGGTGAAAGCGATATGGCTTTTGCAACACGCCTTGCTGCAGAATATGATGCTGTAGCAAAACCTATGGATGGCAGGCTTGTCCTTGCTAAACGTGGGGAAGGTAAGGCCATTACTGGAGAGATGCTCCCTGTGGTTACTATTCATGAAAAGATGTGTAGTGCTTGGGATTTTAAATATAGTGCACGCGATGAAGCAGGTGAGGCCCAGGGCTTAACACCAGGTGGAGGGGATGATCAAAAAGCCGCGTCAGCAGCACAAAACCCGGAAACAATTGAACAGTATGATGATGAAGCATCTATTCATATGGATGAGACCCCTCTGCGCTCATTAGCTCGATCAAAAAAAACACTTGGAAAACAAGACAAAGTTGAAAAACAAGAGGAAGAAAAGAAAGGAGGTGTGATAGCAACCTATCATGATTTACGCAGTGGTGAAAAGAAAGAGGTCAAAACCGGTCAGGCACCTTTTCATGAATTAAAATATACCTACCACAATCAATCAGAAGCCGTTGCAGCTATTGCAGCTTATCGTAATAAATCATCTCGTGGGAAAGCCACCTTTTCGTGTGATATGGGCGGAGATGCGTTCATTCAAGCTGAAATGAAGCTTATCCAAGCACCACCTTTCCGCCCTTACATTCCACAGCAATGGCGCATTAAAAGTGTCAAACATCGGTTGGATACAGCAGGCGGTTATACAACAAGTATCGAGTGTGAATTGTTTAATGAAGCGCAAGAAGATACAGCGCAAAACGTCATAAACACCACACCAGACAAAGATGACACAATAGATGATAACGCCCCACCTCAGGCATCTTATGATGAAGGTGAAGGTGTTATTGATATGGAAGGGGAAAATTCATGA
- a CDS encoding tail protein X translates to MSDIYITKDGDMVDAICWEYYPKGQQALAVERVYAKNYGLADLGPILKAGVKIVLPALPHPQATPVIRLWGSKQ, encoded by the coding sequence GTGAGTGATATTTACATTACCAAAGATGGCGATATGGTTGATGCCATTTGCTGGGAATACTATCCAAAAGGTCAGCAAGCACTGGCTGTTGAACGTGTTTATGCAAAAAATTATGGGCTTGCAGATCTTGGACCCATTTTAAAAGCAGGAGTGAAAATTGTTTTGCCTGCCCTACCCCACCCTCAAGCAACACCGGTCATTAGGCTCTGGGGTAGTAAACAATGA
- a CDS encoding phage tail protein gives MMLALGDFIFSVETAAYQTFDMTYDVPWVEQGRLGSQAAFQLPAIANAEYSLSGVIYPGFKSGYGQLERLRSMAHSGPHLLVTGKGKVVGKFVILSVNEKQSFFGKNGNPRKQEFTLQLREYGGDGGIW, from the coding sequence ATGATGTTAGCGTTGGGAGACTTTATTTTTTCAGTTGAAACAGCAGCTTATCAAACATTCGACATGACTTATGATGTTCCATGGGTAGAACAAGGACGTCTGGGCAGTCAAGCAGCGTTTCAGTTGCCTGCCATTGCTAATGCCGAATATTCTTTATCAGGCGTGATTTATCCAGGTTTTAAGAGTGGTTATGGCCAGTTGGAAAGACTGCGTAGCATGGCGCATAGCGGACCGCATTTACTTGTAACTGGTAAAGGCAAGGTTGTCGGAAAATTTGTTATTCTTTCTGTCAATGAAAAACAGAGCTTTTTTGGTAAAAACGGCAATCCACGCAAACAAGAATTCACATTACAACTGAGAGAATATGGGGGAGATGGAGGGATCTGGTGA